Genomic window (Thiosulfatimonas sediminis):
TTCTTGGGTCGGGACGCAGCAGGTGTTCCGCTTTGCCATTTAATCCTTGGGTGTAAACCGGTGGGTGTTCGACTACCCACAATTCATCCGCTGTGCTGGTGCTGCGCTGATTGGTGAACGCTTGCATCGCTTGCCAAGTGTTTTGATAGTCTTGTAGTCCTAAGTATTTAACGCGGATAGGCATCATTTACAGCGTCATTTTTACTTCTGGATACTGCTTTAATTCGCCATAAATGCCATGAATTTGTTCTATGCAGGTCGCGTAAAAAGTGATGTTTACTGAGATAAAGCGTTTGCCTTTTGAGTTGCTGACCTTGATGTTATCGCGCGGTGTGTTCGGCGCATACTTACAGGTAATCTGGTAGACCAGTTCGATGAACGCATCGTTATTTTCGCCCATCGCTTTAAGGCGGTAGTCGCATGGAAATTCAATTAAAGTTTCGCTATCGGGAGTGTGTAAATCTGTTGTCATTGTCATAAAATCCAAAAAGCCGCAGCGGCTCAAAGTCAACTACGGCTGTTATTAGAAAATCAAGTTTGAGGGAGAATGGCTTGTTTTAAGCGCTCTTGTCCCAGAGTGACTGGAAAGTCATTTTTACTTGGTCAATCAGTTTTTTGAAGAAAGAACCTTCTTGCACTGAATCTAATGCGATCAGTGGGCGTGAGGCAACTTCCTTGTCGCCAAGCGTTACTTTTAACTGACCGATTTCGCTGCCTTCGCCAATGGGCGCTTTAATGGCGTTTGCGACTAAGGTGTCTAATTTAAGATTGTTATATTGGCCGCGAGGTACGGTTACATAAAGATCTTCAGCCAGTCCCAGTCCGATTAGATCGCGGTTACCTTCCCACACGGTCACGTCTTTCAGGCGCTGAAATGCGTTGTACATTTTATGGGTTTCAAAGAAGCGGAAGCCGTAGTTAAGCAATTTTTGAGTTTCTTGTACGCGAGTATTGGCGCTATTGGTGCCAAGAACCACCGAAATAAGACGCATATCATCACGTTTTGCAGACGAAACTAAACAGTATCCAGCGCTTTCGGTGTGGCCAGTTTTTAAGCCGTCGACCGTCTCATCTTGCCATAACAGTTTATTGCGGTTGTATTGAGTGATGCCGTTGAACGTGAATTTTTTCTCGGAATACCATGAATACTCTTCTGGGAAGTTTTTGATAAGTGCTTTGGTCAATAACACTAAATCGTGCGCGCTGGTGTAGTGCTCTTCGTGCGGTAGACCGGTGGCGTTGACGTAATGTGTATTGGTCATGCCAAGCGATTTGGCGTATTTATTCATTAATTGTGCAAACACTTCTTCGCTGCCGGCGATGTGTTCAGCCAGTGCGACTGAGGCGTCGTTACCAGATTGAATGACCATGCCTTTAATTAAATCACGCACAGCAACTTGCTTGCCGACTTCGATAAACATTTTTGAGCCCGGCATTTTCCAGGCTTTTTGTGAGATGGTGACCATGTCATCCATGCTCATATTGCCGTTGTTTAATTCATTAATCACCACATAGCCGGTCATAATTTTGGTTAAGCTGGCAGGTTCAACACGTTTATCAGCGTCTTTTTCAGCCAAAATGCGACCACTGTCAAAATCAATCAATAGATAGGCGTTACCAGCAATTTCCGGCGGTGATGGAACGACGTGCGGTGTTTGAATAGCCGCAATGGCGGTTGGGTTGGCACTGCTCACCGCACTGAATATAAGCATGCAGCTGAGAATGAACAGACGGATTGTGTGACTTAAGGCAGGTGTGTAATACATAGTAATTAGACTTTTTTCCAATTCTCGATTAACGAACAACCGACACGTAAATAACGCCGCAATTGGCGCAGGTCGGTTTGTAAAATTGCCTGCTAATGTACCACATTTTGTGCGAAAACCTAAACCGACTGAGGGTGCTTTCAAGGGTTGCCGCAGAGTTTTCTCGTTGGCACGGAACGAATCGGTTTATTCGGTGAGCATTTTTCGATGCGTTTGAATGGACATCAAGATGCCAAAGCTAATCATTAGGGTTACCAGTGAACTGCCGCCGTAACTGATCAGTGGCAACGGCAAGCCGACCACCGGCAGTAATCCACTGACCATGCCGATATTGACGAATACATATACAAAGAAAATCATCGTGAGACTGCCGGCAATTAAGCGGGTGAATTGGTCTTGGGCTTGCGCCGCGATATAAAGCCCGCGAGCAATCACGAAAAGATACATCGCCAGCAGGGAGATAACCCCAATTAAACCAAATTCTTCAGAGAGAACCGAAAAGATAAAGTCGGTGGTACTTTCGGGTAAAAACTCCAAATGTGCTTGGGTGCTGCCCAAATATCCTTTGCCTTCGATACCGCCAGAGCCGATGGCGATTTTTGATTGAATAATGTGATAGCCCGAGCCAAGCGGGTCAGACTCTGGGTTTAAGAACGTCATGACACGCTGTTTTTGGTAATCGTACATATTTTCCCACGCAATCGGGATGGCGGCGGCAACTGCGAGCAGCGCTGCGATAATCATTTTCCACGGCAAGCCAGCAAAGAAAATGACAAATAGGCCAGACATGGCAATCAGCAGAGAGGTGCCTAGGTCCGGCTGGATAACGATTAATCCAGCACTTAATCCGATGACCAGCAAGGCAACGAAAATTCGCTGATAGCTTGGTGGGTAGCTGGTGTGCGCAAAAATCCACGCAATCATAATCGGCAGAACCACTTTCATCAGTTCGGAGGGTTGGAAGCGCACCGGACCAAACTCCAACCAGCGCTGGGCTCCCATGCCGATGACCCCAAAAAGTGGCACGGCGATTAACAAGGCCAAGGCGAAGAGATATAAAAATGGGGTGAATAGGAAGATAATTGATGGCTTAATTTGAGCGAACAGCAGCATTAAGCCAAAAGCAAAAGTGACACGCATTATGTGACGTTGCGTTACCGCCCAATCACCGCCCGAAGCGCTATACACAATGGCCACGCTGCTGCTTAATAACAATAACACGCCCAGCAGTAGCCAGCCGTCTAGGTGCAGGCGATTGAGTAGGCCACGATTGCGGCGGTAGACCTGCTCTTTTTCATCATGGATTCTCATCGGTCATTTCCTGAGATGTCGGGAAGCGGGGTTAATGGCAACTCCGGACGTAAATAGCGTTTGATAACATTGACGGCAATCGGCGCGGCGGTTTTTGAGCCACTGCCGGAGTTTTCAGCAATCACCGCCACGGCAATGCGTGGCCGCTCTGCGGGCGCAAAGCCAATAAATAGCGAATGGTCATGCAGAGATTTATCTAATTTAGCCGCATCGTAATCGGCTTCGTTCAAGCTAAAGACCTGTGCAGTACCGGTTTTTCCGGCCATCGTAAATGGTAAGTCCTGGCCAAAGCGCCGTGCTGTACCTGTCGGGCCGTGCATCACGGCAACCATGGATTGTATGACTTTTTCCCAGTGCTCTATTTTTTTGATTTCGATTTGCATTGGCACGATGTCATGCTCTTTTTGGAGATTTTGCAGCAGATGTGGAGTAATCTGCTTGCCACGATTTGCCAAGATGGCGGTCGCTCGAGCCAACTGCATCGGTGTGCTCAGGTGATAGCCTTGGCCAATCGACGAGATAATCGTCTCGCCCCGATACCAGGGCTTACCTTTGGTGTCGCGCTTCCAGGCTTGCGAAGGCAGGATGCCTTTGGACTCGCCCGGCGTATCGATGCCGCTGCGTTGGCCAAAACCAAAGGGGGCCATGGAGTCATGAATTGCATCAATGCCCATATCTAGGCTGAGTTCATAGAAATAGGTGTCGCAGGATTGTGCGACTGCCAGATGCATGTCGACCAGTCCATGGCCGGTCCGTTTCCAGTCACGGTAGCGGTGATCTTTGTACTCAAAAAAACCGGGGTCGTAGATTTTTTTCTGTGGCGTGATGTAATCGTTTTCAATCGCGCCTAGCGCGATAAACGGCTTAATGGTTGAGCCTGGTGGGTATTGGCCATTGATTGCACGGTTGATAAAGGGTCGATTAGGGTCGTTGAGCAACGTACTGTAGGATTTGCCGTCAATGCCGTCGACAAAGAGATTTGGGTCAAAGGTCGGGGTGCTGACGTAGGCCAGAATCTCGCCGTTTTGTGGATCAATCGCAATAATGCTGCCGCGACGACCGCCCATCAGTTGTTCGGAAAATTTTTGCAGTTCGATGTCTAGCGTCAGATGGATGTCTTGTCCTGGAACCGCCGGTGTTGTTTCCAGCTTGCGCAGCACCGAGCCACGTACGTTGGTTTCAACCTGCTGAACGCCTGGATAGCCATGCAAAATGTCTTCGTAATATTTCTCAATGCCGGACTTGCCGATGATTTCCGTTCCGAGATACCGTTTTTCATCCAGGGTTTCCAGTTCGCGCAAGTTAATGCGACCGACATAGCCGATGGCATGGACACCGGTATTTTTGAATGGGTAGGTGCGCTTGAGGCGGCTGCTGAGAGTGACGCCGGGGTGTTTGTGATTGAGTACGGCAAAGCGTGCGGCTTCTTGCTCGTTTAAGGTGTACGGTAACGTGTAGGTTTTGGCGCGACGACCCTTGCGGAATTTATTGAAGAAATCGTCCATTTTGGCTTGTGGGTAACTGTCCAAGATTTGGCTGAGATCTTGTTCGAAACTCCCGATGTCGCTCATGTCTTCACGGATCAGTTTGATGGCGAATACTGGTTGATTATCAGCAATCAGAATATGGTTGCGGTCATAGATTTTACCGCGTGTTGGTGGCAGGACTTCAATTGAAATTCGGTTGCCTTCGGCTAGGCCATGATAGCGGTCATAGTTTAGCCACTGTAGATAAGCCATACGCCCTATTAGAAACAGAAACAACGCACTGACAAATAGAAATGCAATCACCAAGCGTGAACGGAATTGCCGTTTACGCTTTTGGTTTTGCTGATCGGTACTAAATTCGAGGCGTTCTGGTTGCATGGTCAGATTGTGTGCTTGTCAATGTTATTTTTCAACCGCATTTTGCTGTGTCAGTAGGTTAAGGAGTTTGGCGAATAGCAGCCAGAAAAAAGCGGCCACGATAGGCATTAGCCAAAACGACAATTGTTCTGTTGAGTCGAGTTTTGGGGTAAGCATCAACAGATGCAGCAGTTGGAAGATGAACATAAAAACAATGATATTTAACGCTTGTTGCGGCAGGGAGTAGCCTCGAAAGCGCAGGCGATGACGGAGCATCATAAAGGTTAGTACGATATAAATCAGTGCGTGTAAGCCTAAAGTGCTTTGGTAAAGCGTGTCTGCTAAAAGCCCAATAATAAAGGCGGTGGTCAGATAGGTGTAATCTAAAAAATGCCCACTCCAATAGAGCAAAACCAAAAGGGTGAAGGGGGGCAGAAACAAGTAGTTTTGACCAATCAGATTAATGCTGTCCAGCAATAACGCAAAGATAAAGCTGAGAATAATTAGCCAGCGTACTTGACGGCTAGAAATGTAAATGAAGTTATCGCCCATCGTTAATTTTGTCCGGCTGGTTTGCTGTCTATTTGACCGCTGTTGATGCTATCTAGAGTTGAATCGGTCGCGCTGTTGGGCGAGAGTTCGGTGTCCAAGTCGGTGTTGATTTTGGCAAAAGGCGTGCGTTGTTGTTTTAGTATCAGTACCTGACGCGCTTGGTTGAGTTGTCCAAGTGGCGTGGCAAAGATTTCATAATAAGGGTCGCTTGCGCGGCTAATCACTTTGGAAACAATTGCCACCGGATAGCCAGAAGGGAAAATGCCGCCTAGGCCAGAAGTTTCGAGTAAGTCGCCAACCAAGATTTCGCTGCTTTTGGGGATGAAGTTTAATTGGGTATTGTCGTGGCCGCTGCCGCTGAGAATCCCGCGTTGCCCTGTGCGCTGAATACGGACGGGTAGTTGATGGGCGGGGTCGGTAATCAGTAAGACTCTTGAGGAATGTGGTGTCGTGTTGACAACTTGCCCAATAATCCCAAGCGCATCAATCACCGTCTGTTGAGGTTTGACGTCATCCATTGCGCCTTTATTGATGGTAATAAATTGCGACAACGGGTTACTGGAAAAAAAGTTTACGGTGGCGATTTGAAAGGTAGCGTTGTTCACGCGGCCAGTGGTGCCGAGCAGGGCGCGTAAACGGCTGACCTCTTGTTCCATTTTAATCAGCTGCTGTTGTTTGGCTTTGAGCAGGAGCAGTTCGGTTTTTAGACGCTCGTTTTCTTGTTTGATTTCATCAAATGAAGTGAAGTCGGTGGTGAGGTTGTTATAGATCTGTTGTGGCGTTTGGGCGATGCGTTCAATCGGGTCGAGTAGCGTCAGCAGCGCGCTGCGTAAATCGCGCATGAAATCGCTGTTATGGTCGGCAGCGATGACGGCAATAGATAAAAAAAACGCCACCAAAAAGTGGATAGCGTCTTTTTGTGGCGTCGTTGCGAATTGATTGATATGAGGTCTCCTGAAAGCTCAAGCTCGATTAATCAAATGAGAAGACGTCTAAGCCTTTTTCATCCATTAATTCCAACGCACGGCCACCGCCACGAGCGACGCAAGTCAATGGGTCGTCGGCGATAATGACAGGGATGCCGGTTTCTTCCGAAATCAGTGTGTGAATGTTTCGCAACAAGGCACCACCGCCGGTTAGTACAATGCCGTGTTCAGCAATGTCTGCCCCTAATTCTGGTGGCGTGTTTTCCAGAGCGGTACGCACTGAGCTGATGATGGCGTGTAAGGGTTCTTGCAGCGCTTCCAGCACTTCGTTGCTGTTGAGGGTGAAGCGGCGTGGTGCGGATTCTGCCATGTTCGAACCGTGCACTTCCATGGTCATTGGGTTGACGTCA
Coding sequences:
- a CDS encoding YbeD family protein, with protein sequence MTTDLHTPDSETLIEFPCDYRLKAMGENNDAFIELVYQITCKYAPNTPRDNIKVSNSKGKRFISVNITFYATCIEQIHGIYGELKQYPEVKMTL
- a CDS encoding D-alanyl-D-alanine carboxypeptidase family protein → MYYTPALSHTIRLFILSCMLIFSAVSSANPTAIAAIQTPHVVPSPPEIAGNAYLLIDFDSGRILAEKDADKRVEPASLTKIMTGYVVINELNNGNMSMDDMVTISQKAWKMPGSKMFIEVGKQVAVRDLIKGMVIQSGNDASVALAEHIAGSEEVFAQLMNKYAKSLGMTNTHYVNATGLPHEEHYTSAHDLVLLTKALIKNFPEEYSWYSEKKFTFNGITQYNRNKLLWQDETVDGLKTGHTESAGYCLVSSAKRDDMRLISVVLGTNSANTRVQETQKLLNYGFRFFETHKMYNAFQRLKDVTVWEGNRDLIGLGLAEDLYVTVPRGQYNNLKLDTLVANAIKAPIGEGSEIGQLKVTLGDKEVASRPLIALDSVQEGSFFKKLIDQVKMTFQSLWDKSA
- the rodA gene encoding rod shape-determining protein RodA, encoding MRIHDEKEQVYRRNRGLLNRLHLDGWLLLGVLLLLSSSVAIVYSASGGDWAVTQRHIMRVTFAFGLMLLFAQIKPSIIFLFTPFLYLFALALLIAVPLFGVIGMGAQRWLEFGPVRFQPSELMKVVLPIMIAWIFAHTSYPPSYQRIFVALLVIGLSAGLIVIQPDLGTSLLIAMSGLFVIFFAGLPWKMIIAALLAVAAAIPIAWENMYDYQKQRVMTFLNPESDPLGSGYHIIQSKIAIGSGGIEGKGYLGSTQAHLEFLPESTTDFIFSVLSEEFGLIGVISLLAMYLFVIARGLYIAAQAQDQFTRLIAGSLTMIFFVYVFVNIGMVSGLLPVVGLPLPLISYGGSSLVTLMISFGILMSIQTHRKMLTE
- the mrdA gene encoding penicillin-binding protein 2; its protein translation is MQPERLEFSTDQQNQKRKRQFRSRLVIAFLFVSALFLFLIGRMAYLQWLNYDRYHGLAEGNRISIEVLPPTRGKIYDRNHILIADNQPVFAIKLIREDMSDIGSFEQDLSQILDSYPQAKMDDFFNKFRKGRRAKTYTLPYTLNEQEAARFAVLNHKHPGVTLSSRLKRTYPFKNTGVHAIGYVGRINLRELETLDEKRYLGTEIIGKSGIEKYYEDILHGYPGVQQVETNVRGSVLRKLETTPAVPGQDIHLTLDIELQKFSEQLMGGRRGSIIAIDPQNGEILAYVSTPTFDPNLFVDGIDGKSYSTLLNDPNRPFINRAINGQYPPGSTIKPFIALGAIENDYITPQKKIYDPGFFEYKDHRYRDWKRTGHGLVDMHLAVAQSCDTYFYELSLDMGIDAIHDSMAPFGFGQRSGIDTPGESKGILPSQAWKRDTKGKPWYRGETIISSIGQGYHLSTPMQLARATAILANRGKQITPHLLQNLQKEHDIVPMQIEIKKIEHWEKVIQSMVAVMHGPTGTARRFGQDLPFTMAGKTGTAQVFSLNEADYDAAKLDKSLHDHSLFIGFAPAERPRIAVAVIAENSGSGSKTAAPIAVNVIKRYLRPELPLTPLPDISGNDR
- the mreD gene encoding rod shape-determining protein MreD is translated as MGDNFIYISSRQVRWLIILSFIFALLLDSINLIGQNYLFLPPFTLLVLLYWSGHFLDYTYLTTAFIIGLLADTLYQSTLGLHALIYIVLTFMMLRHRLRFRGYSLPQQALNIIVFMFIFQLLHLLMLTPKLDSTEQLSFWLMPIVAAFFWLLFAKLLNLLTQQNAVEK
- the mreC gene encoding rod shape-determining protein MreC, with translation MNQFATTPQKDAIHFLVAFFLSIAVIAADHNSDFMRDLRSALLTLLDPIERIAQTPQQIYNNLTTDFTSFDEIKQENERLKTELLLLKAKQQQLIKMEQEVSRLRALLGTTGRVNNATFQIATVNFFSSNPLSQFITINKGAMDDVKPQQTVIDALGIIGQVVNTTPHSSRVLLITDPAHQLPVRIQRTGQRGILSGSGHDNTQLNFIPKSSEILVGDLLETSGLGGIFPSGYPVAIVSKVISRASDPYYEIFATPLGQLNQARQVLILKQQRTPFAKINTDLDTELSPNSATDSTLDSINSGQIDSKPAGQN